Proteins from a genomic interval of Xanthomonas sp. AM6:
- the infA gene encoding translation initiation factor IF-1, with the protein MSKDDSIEFEGTVSETLPNTTFRVKLENGHEIIAHISGRMRKNYIRILTGDRVKVEMTPYDLTKGRITYRMK; encoded by the coding sequence ATGTCGAAAGACGACTCCATCGAATTCGAAGGCACCGTCAGCGAGACGTTGCCCAATACCACCTTCCGGGTCAAGCTGGAAAACGGGCACGAGATCATCGCCCACATCTCCGGCCGCATGCGCAAGAACTACATCCGCATCCTGACCGGCGACCGGGTGAAGGTCGAGATGACCCCGTACGACCTGACCAAGGGCCGTATCACCTACCGCATGAAGTGA
- the clpA gene encoding ATP-dependent Clp protease ATP-binding subunit ClpA, protein MFSKDLEQTIGQCYKRAREARHEFMTVEHLLLALLDNPSAQAVLKACGADAERLRGELEQAIEASVSRLAEDDGRDTQPTLGFQRVLQRAVYHVQSSGKKEVTGANVLVAIFGEKDSHAVYFLNQQDITRLDIVNYLSHGIAKLGEEGESPAPSDGEPKGEAGDGEPKGDALAEYASNLNEQARNGRIDPLVGRADEIERTIQVLCRRRKNNPLYVGEAGVGKTAIAEGLAKRIVEGSVPEVLADAVIYSLDLGALVAGTKYRGDFEKRLKGVLTALKKVPNAVLFIDEIHTIIGAGSASGGTMDASNLIKPALASGDLRCIGSTTFQEYRGIFEKDRALARRFQKIDIVEPTVGETFEILQGLKPKYEAHHGVTYADDALQAAVDLSVKHIGDRLLPDKAIDVMDEAGARQRLLPQGVRKELIDIEEIETIVAKMARIPAKQVSATDKDVLQHLERNLKMVIFGQDPAIETLASSIKLARSGLANPEKPIGNFLFSGPTGVGKTEVTKQLALQLGIELVRFDMSEYMEPHSISRLIGAPPGYVGFDQGGLLTEKIVKTPHCVLLLDEVEKAHPDIFNILLQVMDRGVLTDTNGREANFKNVILVMTTNAGATQASRRSIGFTKQDHSTDAMETIRRSFTPEFRNRLDAVVQFQPLAFSHILRVVDKFIIELEMLLQEKHVSLSATPTARDWLAQHGFDPLMGARPMARVIQDKVKRPLADELLFGKLVGGGRVTIDVRDGELVVETQAEPERLLPATVE, encoded by the coding sequence ATGTTCAGCAAAGATCTCGAGCAAACCATCGGCCAGTGCTACAAGCGCGCCCGGGAAGCCCGCCATGAATTCATGACGGTCGAACACCTGTTGTTGGCATTGCTCGACAACCCCTCGGCGCAGGCGGTGCTCAAGGCCTGCGGCGCCGATGCCGAGCGCCTGCGCGGCGAACTGGAGCAGGCGATCGAGGCCTCGGTCTCGCGCCTGGCCGAGGACGACGGCCGCGACACCCAACCCACGCTGGGCTTCCAGCGGGTCTTGCAGCGGGCGGTCTACCACGTGCAGTCCTCGGGCAAGAAGGAGGTCACCGGCGCCAACGTGCTGGTCGCGATCTTCGGCGAAAAGGACTCGCATGCGGTGTATTTCCTGAACCAGCAGGACATCACCCGGCTGGACATCGTCAACTACCTGTCGCACGGCATCGCCAAGCTGGGCGAGGAGGGCGAGAGCCCGGCGCCGTCCGACGGCGAGCCCAAGGGCGAGGCGGGCGACGGCGAACCGAAGGGCGACGCGCTGGCCGAATACGCCAGCAACCTGAACGAACAGGCGCGCAACGGCCGCATCGACCCATTGGTGGGCCGCGCCGACGAGATCGAGCGCACCATCCAGGTGCTGTGCCGCCGGCGCAAGAACAACCCGCTGTACGTGGGCGAGGCCGGCGTGGGCAAGACCGCGATCGCCGAGGGCCTGGCCAAGCGCATCGTCGAGGGCAGCGTGCCCGAGGTGCTGGCCGACGCAGTCATCTACTCGCTGGACCTGGGCGCGCTGGTCGCCGGCACCAAGTACCGCGGCGACTTCGAGAAGCGCCTGAAGGGCGTGCTGACCGCGCTGAAGAAGGTGCCCAACGCGGTGCTGTTCATCGACGAGATCCACACCATCATCGGCGCCGGCTCGGCGTCGGGCGGCACCATGGACGCGTCCAACCTGATCAAGCCGGCGCTGGCCTCGGGCGACCTGCGCTGCATCGGCTCGACCACCTTCCAGGAATACCGCGGCATCTTCGAGAAGGACCGCGCGCTGGCGCGGCGCTTCCAGAAGATCGACATCGTCGAGCCGACCGTCGGCGAGACCTTCGAGATCCTGCAGGGGCTCAAGCCCAAGTACGAGGCGCACCACGGCGTGACCTACGCCGACGACGCGCTGCAGGCGGCGGTGGACCTGTCGGTCAAGCACATCGGCGACCGCCTGCTGCCGGACAAGGCCATCGACGTGATGGACGAAGCCGGTGCGCGCCAGCGGCTGCTGCCGCAGGGCGTGCGCAAGGAGCTGATCGACATCGAGGAGATCGAGACCATCGTCGCCAAGATGGCGCGGATCCCGGCCAAGCAGGTCAGCGCCACCGACAAGGACGTGCTGCAGCACCTGGAGCGCAACCTGAAGATGGTGATCTTCGGCCAGGACCCGGCGATCGAGACGCTGGCCTCGTCGATCAAGCTGGCGCGCTCGGGCCTGGCCAACCCGGAGAAGCCGATCGGCAACTTCCTGTTCTCCGGTCCCACCGGCGTCGGCAAGACCGAGGTGACCAAGCAGCTGGCGCTGCAGCTGGGCATCGAACTGGTGCGCTTCGACATGTCCGAGTACATGGAGCCGCATTCGATCAGCCGCCTGATCGGTGCGCCCCCGGGCTATGTCGGCTTCGACCAGGGCGGCCTGCTGACCGAGAAGATCGTCAAGACCCCGCACTGCGTGCTGCTGCTGGACGAGGTGGAGAAGGCGCATCCGGACATCTTCAACATCCTGTTGCAGGTCATGGACCGCGGCGTGCTGACCGATACCAACGGCCGCGAAGCCAACTTCAAGAACGTGATCCTGGTGATGACCACCAATGCCGGCGCCACCCAGGCTTCGCGTCGCTCGATCGGCTTCACCAAGCAGGACCATTCCACCGACGCGATGGAGACCATCCGCCGCAGCTTCACCCCGGAGTTCCGCAACCGCCTGGACGCGGTGGTGCAGTTCCAGCCGCTGGCGTTCAGCCACATCCTGCGCGTGGTCGACAAGTTCATCATCGAACTGGAGATGCTGCTGCAGGAGAAGCACGTGTCGCTGTCGGCCACGCCGACCGCGCGCGACTGGCTGGCCCAGCACGGTTTCGACCCGCTGATGGGCGCGCGGCCGATGGCGCGGGTGATCCAGGACAAGGTCAAGCGCCCGCTGGCCGACGAACTGCTGTTCGGCAAGCTGGTCGGTGGCGGCCGCGTCACCATCGACGTGCGCGACGGCGAGCTGGTGGTGGAGACCCAGGCCGAGCCGGAGCGGCTGTTGCCGGCGACCGTCGAGTAA